A genomic segment from Pediococcus acidilactici encodes:
- a CDS encoding glycoside hydrolase family 18 protein: MTVLMAYLHGRQNWQINQIPGEQLTHLNYAFAKIDGKNLVDKGAHIKRIATIKRRFPNLKVNISIGGWGAEGFSDAVLNADSRNKFATNIINFIQQYGLDGVDFDWEYPGSALGGIKSRTQDAENFYAFLKVLREKLASCSDEYEISAAIAGDPSLLTSLISGEKLSIAEYLDYLNVMTYDLRGSWTNITGHQTNLYPYEAMEGELSIDTTVKYLIANQVPANKIVIGSAAYSRNWLEVDKEARSPVGALAKEKGIQTTPYQKIDQLIAQKPKNYFWDAQASAPYYFDKQVFMSFDDKKSMKNKAMYAKEHHLGGLMLWELSLDPQNQLILAAANALRGDGREIK; the protein is encoded by the coding sequence TTGACCGTATTAATGGCATACCTACATGGAAGACAAAACTGGCAAATCAATCAGATTCCAGGAGAACAATTAACACATTTGAATTATGCGTTCGCAAAAATTGACGGGAAGAATTTAGTGGATAAAGGGGCCCACATTAAACGAATTGCAACGATAAAGCGGCGCTTTCCAAATTTAAAGGTTAACATTAGCATTGGTGGATGGGGCGCAGAAGGATTTTCAGATGCCGTTTTAAACGCTGATAGTCGAAATAAATTTGCAACCAATATAATTAATTTTATACAGCAATATGGCTTAGATGGGGTTGACTTTGATTGGGAATACCCTGGTTCTGCATTAGGAGGAATTAAATCACGCACTCAAGATGCAGAAAATTTTTACGCCTTTTTAAAGGTATTGCGAGAAAAATTGGCAAGTTGTAGTGATGAATATGAAATTTCTGCTGCAATAGCGGGAGATCCCAGTTTATTGACTAGTTTGATAAGCGGCGAAAAACTCAGCATAGCAGAGTATCTAGATTACCTTAACGTAATGACTTACGATTTACGGGGAAGTTGGACTAATATTACGGGCCATCAAACCAACCTATATCCCTATGAGGCCATGGAAGGTGAGCTTAGTATTGATACTACGGTTAAGTATTTAATCGCTAACCAAGTTCCAGCAAATAAAATCGTGATTGGTAGTGCAGCGTATAGCCGAAACTGGTTAGAAGTAGATAAGGAGGCGCGTTCGCCTGTAGGAGCACTTGCTAAGGAAAAGGGAATCCAAACTACTCCATATCAAAAAATTGATCAATTAATTGCCCAAAAACCCAAAAATTACTTTTGGGATGCACAAGCGTCAGCACCATACTATTTTGATAAACAAGTATTTATGTCATTTGACGATAAAAAGTCTATGAAAAATAAAGCTATGTATGCAAAGGAACACCACCTGGGAGGATTGATGTTGTGGGAATTATCGCTGGATCCACAAAATCAGCTGATTTTAGCTGCTGCTAATGCGCTCAGGGGTGATGGACGAGAGATTAAGTAA
- a CDS encoding DeoR/GlpR family DNA-binding transcription regulator has product MFKNERFLTILDLLQKKKVMRIKDLQKELFVSDSTIRRDLIALEKMGKVTRKFGRVELVKADNIELSFLFRQQENSESKKYIAEIASTFLGDNEAIFVDSSSTTSFLAPFFEGLTNLVVVTNSLKLAIKLDEIPTVKTFIAGGRLRSGTGSILGDISLDFFSDFRADLVFLSCSSINANDVYMSSEEQSGVKRRMMENAEKKILLCDQSKFNVKGYYRLCDVNDFDVIIMDQQPPEEIMAAWSHKNVEVLY; this is encoded by the coding sequence ATGTTTAAGAACGAACGTTTTTTGACTATTTTGGATTTATTACAAAAAAAGAAGGTTATGCGGATTAAGGATTTGCAAAAAGAACTATTTGTCAGTGACTCCACTATCCGACGTGATTTAATAGCATTGGAAAAGATGGGCAAAGTTACCCGTAAATTTGGACGAGTTGAATTAGTTAAGGCGGATAATATTGAGTTATCCTTTCTGTTTCGCCAACAAGAGAATAGTGAATCTAAAAAATATATCGCTGAAATTGCAAGTACGTTTTTAGGGGACAACGAAGCTATTTTTGTAGATTCCAGCAGCACTACGTCCTTTTTAGCTCCTTTTTTTGAAGGATTGACAAACTTAGTGGTAGTCACCAACAGTTTAAAACTGGCAATCAAATTAGACGAAATTCCAACAGTAAAAACGTTCATTGCGGGCGGACGACTTCGTTCAGGGACTGGTTCAATTCTGGGCGATATTTCGCTAGATTTTTTTAGTGATTTTCGAGCAGACTTAGTGTTTCTATCCTGTTCTTCAATTAATGCCAATGACGTTTATATGTCCAGTGAAGAACAATCGGGAGTTAAACGAAGGATGATGGAAAATGCTGAAAAGAAAATTTTACTATGTGATCAGTCAAAGTTTAACGTCAAAGGATATTACCGATTGTGCGATGTAAATGACTTTGATGTGATCATTATGGATCAACAGCCACCGGAAGAAATTATGGCGGCTTGGTCCCATAAAAACGTAGAGGTTTTGTATTAA
- a CDS encoding PTS transporter subunit EIIC, whose product MLTKYITKWLIPVATKVSESRHLVAIRDAFIDIMPIIMVNSLFILLNSLVFTNATVVKAFPYATKLVDIGTMVNQGTMGIMTILLSFLIGYRLTNFYIANGRIDSKEVNPLHAGILSLATTLIMFPLYNDVIPVGATKPVQVAGIYAQTLTSSGGMFVGIIAALLSTELLVWISSKKKFQIKMPDSVPPAVAQSFNTLIPESLVIILFAILTFTYTQIAGQNVPQLITDVISLPLQVALESPLGLFVVQILTQILWFFGLHGQNIVSSVTSPSMLVAIQQNIDAFNAGHTVPNIVTNPWIGMYTLLGGTGAILPFLIAIFWGSKRKDYRNVAKLGLLPSFFNISEPIMFGMPVVMNPFFAVPFLFVPIINLAIAYPLTALGLVAKSVVIPPWTLPPVLTAWVTTAGDIPATLLSAFLFILDIFLYLPFVIASNRSKKI is encoded by the coding sequence GTGCTTACCAAATATATTACCAAGTGGCTGATTCCTGTAGCTACTAAAGTGTCCGAATCACGGCACCTAGTTGCTATCCGGGATGCTTTTATTGACATTATGCCAATTATTATGGTTAATTCACTTTTTATTTTGCTTAATTCTCTGGTTTTCACTAATGCAACCGTAGTGAAGGCGTTCCCTTACGCAACTAAATTAGTTGACATTGGTACCATGGTAAATCAAGGAACTATGGGAATTATGACTATATTGCTTTCATTTTTAATCGGTTATCGGTTAACTAATTTTTACATTGCTAATGGCCGAATTGATTCTAAAGAAGTCAACCCACTTCATGCCGGAATTTTGAGTTTAGCAACTACTTTAATCATGTTTCCTCTCTACAATGACGTTATTCCCGTGGGGGCCACTAAGCCCGTCCAAGTCGCTGGTATTTATGCCCAAACGTTAACTTCTTCTGGAGGAATGTTTGTAGGAATTATCGCGGCTCTATTAAGTACCGAGCTACTAGTTTGGATTTCTAGTAAAAAGAAGTTTCAAATTAAGATGCCCGATTCAGTACCTCCTGCAGTAGCTCAATCATTCAATACATTAATTCCTGAATCATTAGTAATCATTTTATTTGCCATTTTAACCTTTACTTATACTCAAATTGCGGGGCAAAACGTGCCGCAATTAATTACCGACGTAATCTCCCTACCTTTACAAGTTGCTTTAGAATCTCCATTAGGACTTTTTGTAGTTCAAATTCTAACCCAAATTTTATGGTTCTTTGGATTACACGGTCAAAACATCGTTTCTTCCGTGACCTCTCCCTCAATGCTAGTTGCTATTCAGCAAAATATCGATGCTTTCAACGCTGGCCATACCGTTCCTAACATTGTTACTAATCCATGGATTGGTATGTATACATTGCTCGGAGGAACTGGTGCAATTTTGCCATTCTTAATTGCCATATTCTGGGGCTCTAAACGAAAAGACTACCGCAACGTTGCTAAGCTTGGACTACTGCCTAGTTTCTTTAACATTTCTGAACCAATTATGTTTGGGATGCCCGTCGTAATGAATCCATTTTTTGCGGTGCCATTTTTATTTGTACCCATCATCAATTTAGCAATTGCTTATCCCCTAACTGCCCTAGGTCTCGTAGCTAAAAGCGTGGTAATTCCGCCATGGACTTTGCCGCCAGTACTAACCGCCTGGGTGACAACTGCGGGTGATATACCGGCAACTTTATTATCTGCATTCTTATTTATTTTAGATATTTTCTTGTATTTACCATTCGTTATTGCCAGTAATCGTAGCAAAAAAATTTAA
- a CDS encoding fucose isomerase, which yields MLNRVPKNLSPELIKTLMEMGHGDEILLADANYPAVSNNKKIIRADGLMIPELLDSILKLMPLDSYSDYQAIFMQVVPGDQNVPNGTPPIWEKYRDSIGKSFKNYTVKQIERSAFYEYSHQCFAIVQTGEKALYGNLILRKGVVM from the coding sequence ATGTTAAATCGAGTACCTAAAAATCTATCGCCGGAGCTAATAAAGACGCTAATGGAAATGGGACACGGGGATGAAATCTTGTTGGCGGATGCCAATTATCCTGCGGTGTCCAATAACAAAAAAATTATTCGAGCAGATGGTTTAATGATTCCAGAATTACTTGATTCAATTTTAAAATTGATGCCGTTAGATAGCTATTCTGATTACCAAGCAATTTTCATGCAAGTCGTACCTGGAGATCAGAACGTTCCCAATGGTACCCCACCGATTTGGGAGAAGTACCGGGATAGCATTGGAAAAAGCTTTAAAAATTATACGGTAAAACAAATTGAACGATCCGCTTTTTACGAGTATTCGCACCAATGCTTTGCCATTGTACAGACGGGCGAAAAAGCACTGTATGGTAATTTAATTTTGCGAAAAGGCGTAGTGATGTAA
- a CDS encoding rhamnulokinase has product MEKVNVIAVDLGASSGRVISGQFDGKQIKLKEQYRFSNHPVEINDRLNWDYLKIFQEVKRGLALTMRGLGHLDSLSVDTWGVDYGLLTKEGEVLFAPHCYRDSRTAPYEVEFAERLPALQLYKMTGNVPDRINTNLQVFADLQRAPFLKQTVDQLLMMPSLIEYFFSGVKQNEFTIASTTGLLDVQTKNWNTKVLNTLGIPAEWFADVVIGGADLGPIRQAISEEIKVSAEMRVISGVGHDTAAALMALPLNEAERKQTAFISCGTWSIVGLQNDQPIISEAAFEMGLTNEGCFDGSNRVLKNITGLWVIQELQKEWTYTGAEISFAKMQDEAAKAYSINSFIDLADVRFAEPGQMEEKIVAFLKETHQTLPKNRGQLIRVVLESLAFSYRQVIEKLEKLTGTTLQKVHMFGGGIQNQLLVQLTADFTQRKVVTGPVEASVLGNVVAQLKVLGKITDPVKLDVLVNTVDVQDFNPTEIPGLEQKYAQFMRILAANNTEGK; this is encoded by the coding sequence ATGGAAAAAGTGAATGTAATTGCAGTAGATTTAGGGGCGAGTTCTGGTCGCGTAATTTCCGGTCAGTTTGATGGAAAACAAATTAAACTAAAGGAGCAGTACCGGTTTTCCAATCACCCCGTCGAGATTAATGACCGACTTAATTGGGATTATTTAAAGATTTTTCAGGAAGTAAAACGTGGTTTAGCGTTAACAATGCGAGGCCTAGGACATCTAGATAGTTTGAGCGTAGATACTTGGGGCGTCGATTATGGCTTGTTGACTAAGGAAGGAGAAGTACTTTTTGCTCCTCATTGTTATCGGGATAGCCGCACAGCTCCTTACGAAGTGGAATTTGCAGAAAGACTGCCAGCCCTGCAATTGTACAAGATGACTGGAAACGTTCCTGATCGAATCAATACTAATCTGCAGGTCTTTGCAGATTTGCAACGGGCGCCTTTTTTAAAACAAACGGTTGATCAGTTATTAATGATGCCTAGTTTGATTGAATACTTTTTTAGTGGGGTCAAACAAAACGAATTTACCATTGCCAGTACTACGGGGCTCCTTGACGTGCAAACTAAGAATTGGAATACAAAGGTCTTAAATACTTTGGGAATTCCAGCTGAATGGTTTGCAGACGTTGTTATTGGGGGAGCCGATTTAGGCCCGATTCGTCAAGCAATTAGTGAAGAGATTAAGGTTTCTGCTGAAATGCGGGTTATTTCAGGTGTTGGTCATGATACAGCAGCAGCGTTAATGGCATTGCCACTAAACGAAGCAGAACGTAAACAAACCGCATTTATTAGTTGCGGAACATGGTCGATTGTGGGATTACAAAATGACCAGCCAATCATTAGCGAAGCAGCTTTTGAAATGGGGTTGACGAATGAAGGTTGTTTTGATGGTTCTAACCGGGTGTTAAAAAACATTACCGGCTTGTGGGTAATTCAAGAACTACAAAAAGAATGGACGTATACGGGTGCAGAGATAAGCTTTGCTAAGATGCAGGATGAAGCTGCAAAAGCGTACTCAATCAATTCCTTTATTGACTTAGCAGACGTGCGTTTTGCCGAACCTGGGCAAATGGAAGAAAAGATTGTGGCCTTTCTTAAAGAAACCCATCAAACTTTACCGAAAAATCGGGGACAGTTGATCCGGGTGGTATTAGAAAGTTTAGCTTTTTCCTACCGACAGGTGATTGAAAAGTTAGAAAAACTTACTGGAACAACCTTGCAAAAAGTTCATATGTTCGGCGGAGGTATTCAAAACCAGTTATTAGTTCAACTAACCGCAGATTTTACACAGCGCAAGGTGGTTACTGGACCAGTCGAAGCAAGTGTTTTGGGAAATGTAGTCGCCCAATTAAAGGTTCTCGGTAAGATAACTGACCCGGTTAAACTAGATGTTTTAGTGAATACGGTTGATGTACAAGATTTTAATCCAACTGAAATTCCTGGTTTAGAACAGAAGTATGCCCAATTTATGAGGATATTAGCTGCAAATAATACGGAAGGAAAATAA
- a CDS encoding class II aldolase/adducin family protein, translating to MKMMFEEERIDLAHTVQKMFDRKNTNVAGGNMSIKVFDPKMHPYIIMTPTFMSETYYSELHAAQILVIDEETGEKVDGVGDVTREINLHKEAYKAHPGIRCVYHSHAEESMFWATSGLDMPNVTEATRELGKIKVLPFAPATSQALADIVFKNLKEIGDKAMENVFLLNSHGVVITSTDLHVAARILETLEWNAKIAFQQALFIKLGLLSDYRSCGASYKEALPSVPPIAMPEIPITATPMKFPPHPQRPADLM from the coding sequence ATGAAAATGATGTTTGAAGAAGAACGAATCGACTTAGCCCATACCGTACAAAAAATGTTTGATCGTAAAAATACCAACGTGGCCGGTGGTAACATGTCGATCAAAGTTTTCGATCCAAAAATGCACCCTTATATTATCATGACTCCAACTTTTATGTCAGAAACCTATTATTCTGAACTTCACGCAGCACAAATTTTAGTGATTGATGAAGAAACTGGCGAAAAGGTTGATGGTGTAGGAGACGTGACACGAGAAATCAACTTGCATAAAGAAGCGTACAAAGCTCATCCAGGAATTCGATGTGTCTACCATTCTCACGCCGAAGAATCCATGTTTTGGGCTACCTCTGGTTTAGATATGCCTAACGTAACTGAAGCAACGCGAGAACTAGGCAAAATTAAGGTACTCCCCTTTGCTCCTGCCACTAGCCAAGCTTTAGCCGACATTGTATTTAAAAATCTTAAAGAAATTGGTGATAAAGCCATGGAAAACGTCTTTTTGCTAAATAGCCACGGCGTAGTCATCACTTCTACTGACTTGCACGTCGCCGCTCGTATTCTAGAAACCTTGGAGTGGAATGCCAAGATAGCTTTTCAACAAGCCCTTTTTATTAAACTTGGTCTGCTATCCGATTATCGTTCTTGCGGCGCTAGTTATAAAGAGGCCCTTCCTAGTGTTCCACCAATTGCCATGCCCGAAATTCCAATAACTGCTACACCAATGAAATTTCCACCCCATCCCCAACGACCAGCAGATTTAATGTAA
- a CDS encoding rhodanese-like domain-containing protein, whose translation MKLPFWGYNTINISAIAERKEDFELIDVRTPVEFRSGHINYAKNVPLDKINRFSGRKDQPIYVICQSGMRSKRAAKFLRNQGYDAKSVRGGMSQWDGPVRKGK comes from the coding sequence ATGAAACTACCATTTTGGGGATATAATACTATTAATATTAGTGCAATTGCAGAACGTAAAGAGGATTTCGAACTAATTGATGTACGTACACCTGTTGAATTTCGGAGCGGACATATTAATTATGCAAAGAACGTTCCCTTAGATAAAATTAATCGATTTTCTGGCAGAAAAGATCAACCCATTTATGTGATTTGCCAATCGGGGATGCGCAGTAAGCGGGCGGCTAAATTTTTGCGTAACCAAGGCTATGATGCTAAAAGTGTTCGTGGAGGAATGAGCCAATGGGATGGCCCGGTAAGAAAGGGGAAGTAA
- a CDS encoding sugar porter family MFS transporter, whose product MEENLSTKPKTKGIVYLFAILGGFAGLLYGYDSGAISLALPSITTAFGLDSVQKGLVVSFLLFGALPSIVVFTALEKKIERRNVLIVAGVVFLAGSLLSAIATGTFFLMMARFVLGIAAGIANMYGLIYLSELAPAHIRGLMSSLYQLSVNVGILVAYAVGAYNLPQDNWRWTLGLGVVPALILTIGMVMSPQSPRWLIRDGKVERARKVLTKVRFTNTEVESEIKDIQNSLKTKEAGLNELFGTFRPALTLLIILTIFQVFTGINAAVYYAPEIFHNLGMANSSIVADFGVGIALVVSTFVSLPFIDKLGRKKLLEISLGGQVLPAIALCIWSDNVIIAVISIFLYVFMFGFGLGPVFWSYVPEILPLKARALGMGVITFTQYLLNAIFSLIFPICLSIVGINIFYFFAFLSAFSVWYIHKYVLETKGRSLEEIEAYWESRKKE is encoded by the coding sequence ATGGAAGAAAATCTATCTACTAAACCAAAAACTAAAGGGATTGTTTACCTATTTGCTATTTTAGGAGGATTTGCCGGGTTACTTTACGGATACGATTCGGGAGCAATTTCGCTAGCACTGCCATCGATTACTACTGCTTTTGGGCTAGATTCGGTTCAAAAGGGGCTGGTGGTTAGCTTTCTTCTTTTCGGCGCGTTGCCTTCAATCGTCGTATTTACTGCGTTAGAAAAGAAAATTGAGCGACGCAACGTCTTGATTGTCGCTGGGGTGGTATTTTTAGCCGGAAGCTTGTTAAGCGCAATTGCAACGGGAACTTTTTTCCTCATGATGGCACGTTTCGTTTTAGGAATTGCGGCCGGAATTGCGAATATGTACGGTTTGATTTATTTATCAGAGCTAGCGCCAGCCCACATTCGGGGATTAATGTCTTCACTTTACCAGTTAAGTGTTAACGTGGGGATTTTGGTTGCGTATGCAGTTGGAGCCTACAATTTACCACAAGATAACTGGCGGTGGACTTTAGGATTAGGGGTGGTGCCAGCCCTGATACTGACGATTGGGATGGTAATGAGTCCCCAAAGTCCCCGGTGGTTGATCCGGGATGGTAAAGTTGAACGAGCGCGAAAAGTTTTGACTAAAGTCCGGTTCACCAACACGGAAGTAGAATCTGAAATTAAAGATATCCAAAATAGCCTGAAAACAAAAGAAGCGGGTCTAAATGAACTATTTGGCACATTCCGGCCAGCCCTTACCTTACTAATTATTTTAACTATTTTTCAAGTGTTTACCGGAATTAATGCCGCCGTTTACTATGCACCAGAAATTTTTCATAATTTAGGAATGGCAAATTCTAGCATTGTCGCTGATTTTGGGGTGGGAATTGCTTTAGTCGTCTCGACCTTCGTTTCTTTGCCCTTCATTGACAAGTTGGGACGAAAAAAATTATTAGAAATCAGTTTGGGTGGTCAAGTCCTACCAGCGATTGCGCTATGTATTTGGTCAGACAACGTAATTATCGCGGTTATTTCGATTTTTCTGTACGTGTTTATGTTCGGTTTTGGGCTTGGTCCGGTGTTTTGGTCTTACGTTCCAGAAATCCTGCCTTTAAAAGCGCGTGCTTTAGGGATGGGAGTAATCACCTTTACTCAATATCTTTTAAACGCTATTTTCTCGTTGATTTTTCCAATTTGTTTAAGCATTGTCGGAATAAACATTTTCTATTTCTTCGCATTTTTATCCGCTTTTTCGGTTTGGTACATCCATAAGTATGTTTTAGAAACTAAAGGACGGTCGTTAGAAGAAATTGAAGCCTATTGGGAATCAAGAAAGAAGGAATGA
- a CDS encoding L-fucose isomerase, translating into MLKINYPKIGIRPTIDGRRKGIRESLETQTMDMDKAVAELLESKLFYPDGTPVKTVISDSTIGGVKEAAASKEKFDKENVCGTITVTPCWCYGSETMDMTADIPHAIWGFNGTERPGAVYLAAVLAAHAQKGIPAFGIYGADVCDADDKSIPDDVAKKLIRFAKGILAVGIMRNKSYLSIGNVAMGIGGSMVNADFFQNYLGMRNEYVDMTEIVRRWDEGIYDKEEFEKAMKWAEKHTPIGPDLYNSEDPNRFTDKEKKAQLADCVKMAIIARDLMEGNPKLAEKGFVEEADGHNAIAAGFQGQRQWTDHFPNGDYMEAFLNSQFDWNGIHAPHVFATENDSLNGASMLLNYLLTNTPQIFADVRTFWSPEAIKRVTGTELTGLGKDGFLHLSNSGAQTLDATGEEKVDGNPAIKPFWQVTEDEAKRSLEKTRWIPANIGYFRGGGFSSNYLTKGGSQGMPVTMSRINLVKGVGPVLQIAEGYAIDLPEQVFNVINERTDKGWPSTFFAPILTGHGAFKSVYDVMDNWGANHGAISYGHIGADLITLASMLRIPVNMHNVPEDKIFRPRVWSLIGTENQEAADFNACQTLGPLYK; encoded by the coding sequence ATGTTAAAAATTAATTATCCCAAAATTGGAATACGTCCAACAATTGATGGTCGGCGTAAAGGTATTCGTGAATCATTAGAGACGCAAACGATGGATATGGATAAAGCGGTTGCTGAATTGTTGGAATCAAAATTATTTTATCCTGATGGTACCCCAGTAAAAACCGTTATTTCTGATTCAACTATTGGGGGAGTAAAAGAGGCAGCAGCTTCGAAAGAAAAATTTGATAAGGAAAATGTTTGCGGAACCATCACGGTAACTCCTTGCTGGTGCTATGGAAGTGAAACGATGGACATGACCGCTGATATTCCTCACGCAATTTGGGGATTTAACGGTACTGAACGCCCTGGAGCAGTTTACTTAGCGGCAGTTTTAGCAGCGCATGCGCAAAAAGGAATTCCTGCTTTTGGGATTTACGGAGCGGACGTTTGTGATGCCGATGATAAGTCAATTCCAGATGACGTTGCCAAGAAACTTATTCGTTTTGCTAAGGGTATTCTTGCAGTTGGCATTATGCGCAACAAATCTTACTTATCGATTGGTAACGTAGCAATGGGAATTGGTGGTTCAATGGTTAACGCCGATTTCTTCCAAAACTATTTAGGTATGCGAAACGAATATGTAGACATGACTGAAATAGTTCGGCGCTGGGATGAAGGGATTTATGACAAAGAAGAGTTTGAAAAAGCCATGAAATGGGCTGAAAAGCATACTCCAATCGGACCAGATCTATATAATAGCGAGGACCCTAATCGATTTACAGACAAAGAAAAGAAAGCACAGTTGGCGGATTGCGTTAAGATGGCCATCATTGCTCGAGACTTAATGGAAGGAAACCCGAAGTTAGCTGAAAAAGGATTTGTTGAAGAAGCCGACGGGCATAATGCAATTGCTGCGGGATTCCAAGGACAACGGCAGTGGACCGATCATTTTCCAAACGGCGATTACATGGAGGCCTTTTTGAACTCTCAATTCGACTGGAATGGCATCCATGCGCCGCACGTATTTGCAACGGAGAACGATAGCTTAAATGGAGCTTCGATGTTGCTTAACTACTTACTGACTAACACACCTCAAATTTTTGCCGACGTACGGACCTTCTGGAGTCCCGAAGCAATCAAACGGGTTACTGGAACCGAGTTAACCGGATTAGGAAAAGATGGTTTCCTTCATCTCAGTAACTCTGGCGCGCAAACCTTGGACGCGACTGGCGAGGAAAAAGTGGATGGCAACCCTGCCATTAAACCGTTCTGGCAAGTTACCGAAGATGAAGCAAAACGTAGTCTAGAAAAAACACGTTGGATTCCTGCAAATATCGGTTACTTCCGGGGTGGCGGCTTCTCTAGCAACTACCTTACTAAAGGTGGTAGTCAAGGTATGCCCGTAACGATGTCACGGATTAATTTAGTTAAGGGTGTAGGACCAGTTCTTCAAATTGCAGAAGGTTATGCAATTGATTTACCTGAACAAGTCTTTAACGTGATTAACGAACGGACTGATAAAGGCTGGCCTTCAACATTCTTTGCGCCAATTTTAACCGGGCACGGAGCGTTTAAGAGTGTTTATGACGTAATGGACAACTGGGGAGCAAATCATGGTGCAATCAGTTATGGACATATTGGTGCAGATTTAATTACGTTGGCATCCATGTTACGGATCCCAGTTAACATGCATAACGTGCCCGAAGATAAGATTTTCCGTCCACGGGTATGGTCATTGATTGGAACGGAAAATCAAGAAGCAGCGGACTTTAATGCTTGTCAAACTTTAGGTCCTTTATATAAATAG